The region tttatgccaaccATCCCACTATGATGTTCAGATTACTATTAAAAAAAAACTGGTGCTTTACTCTTTTTCATTTCAACAGTTTTCCACGCAGGTAGACTCAAAGAGCTAAAAGTGCACTCGATATTGGTCCGGTACCATACCACCCAAATGTAAAAAAAGCACAGGAAAAAGGGGGTGCTAGCATGCTGCTAGGGATAAACTGTTGTGCTCAGCACTCAGCAGCCAAGCTTCAGTGCTGCAACACTTCAGTTGAGATTCAGCCGTTCGCTACTCTCGGCGTGTCGAACTTATCTGAATTTCATGCCGCGAATCACTTTCAGGTGAGTTTCATCGCTTTTACTAcccctactactccctccgtcccataatataaaagcgttttttacactagcgtagtgtcaaaaacgttcttatattatgggacagagaaaATACTTGTTATGCAAGAGTGATTTTTTCTACTCCTGCTACTTGTTATGCAACTGAATTTTCTAAATTGCTTGGATACAATTTCAGCGATGAGTATACACGGGACCTGTCTCGATTGGTACCGGTGAGAGGAATGAAACGTAGACCACACAATAAGAAACACATAGAAGAATATGCTATACACGCATGCTGATATCCACTGGCTCAGAAATGGAATAGTCTAACCTGAAAGATTCTGGAAGGCAATATTCAAGAAAAAGACACACAGCACGCACAAATTCTGGAAGCCCTACTTAAAACAAGAGCATGTGGCCGGATCCAAAGGTGTAAGCCGCATGCTGAGATCAATCAAGGGGAGATGCCGCTTCTTTATTTGGTAGTACAAATCCTTAGAGAAATGAAACCTGCTACAGACAGATCTGCTTTGATCCATCATGGCTGAATTAAAGTACTACTAGTAGTTCTTTCTTAAAACAAGCTGTTCCACAACTGCCCAATGATGCAAACCTAACAACCAATCATACAAACCCgatcgacggcgacgacgacgacgatcgaATGATCAGCGCGACATAATTCAGTAGTACTCCTCTCAGCTAGCAGATCCCTTAGTCAATATATAGATTATTCCCTGATGAACCTGAAGAATGAGCCCAAGTCTTCAAGCACTCATTCCAAAGGTTCATCTAGCTTAGCCATATAATAAATTAAGCTTCCTTCCTTGGTGGTGCTACTACATGTTACAAATTATGCTCATAGGCTGTTACTACGAGATAGCTCGTCAAGATCGAGGAACGTTGTCATCGGATCGATCTGTGCGTGGGGTTGCTTCTGATCGATCGGATCGGAGCCGTACGTTTAtcaagccttcttcttcctctacctaAATTGGGGGCCGAAGGGGTTCCAGAAGTCGACGGGCACGTCGCTGGCCACGGCGAAGGTGCTCGATATCGGCACCAGGCACAGCCCCCGGCCCTTGAGCGACACCTCGCCGCCGTCCTTGCACGACTTGTCGGGGCTACCATTGCTCGAGCTCTGTGACCAGACACGCGCAGACACATGTAAAAAGCCACCATCAGACATGCAAGCACTTTGAGACTTGAAATGGCAGCATCCATGGTGCAATGGAAAGTGAGAGAGAGCAAAGCATGCAGACTGACAAGCACGCCATGGATGTACATGGACATACCTTGAGGTACTGTGGCACTTGATGCTGATGATGGCCGCTCTTGAGGTATGGGGCGCTGAGCACCTGCATGCAAGGTTGCAGAGACAAATGCTGAGCTCGGTCTGCAATGGAGTCTCCTGGAGGATGATTCGTGGGCGGAAACCGATAGAgctcgtgcgtgcgtgcgtgctcgGGGCGCCATGATTAAAGCGTGCGTGCATGGGGACATGGAATCATATGTAGGGACTTGGAACGTGCACTTACACCAACTTGGTCGTGGAGGAACTTGATGTACTCGATGGTCTCGTGCAGCACCGACGCCGTATCCGTCTGCAGCACGCACAACGAGATTGTGTGTTAGATACTCCTCCACATGTGTGTTTAGATGATAGTAGATCTCGAAAGGCGCGGAGGAAAGGATGAACGCTTTTGCAGAGAAGAGATGCGCATTGGATGATACTCGAGGTCATGTGCAATATATCTAGCATTTGTTtatgtgatgcatgcatgcatgcatgaaaagCCTAGGTAGCTAAGCGAAGCTAGCAAGCAAGCTTATACCTTTCCGAAAGGAGAGACGAGCTGTTGGAGCGCTGTGATCCTGTCCCCTAGCTTCTCCTTCCTAACCTGAAATGTGTTGCGTGCACAACTTTAATCAATCGGTAAAGATGCATCATGCATCGATATGGATGGGCTTGCGTCTATGTATTATACTATATGTAACATCAAATAATGTCCATGGTGTTTAAGAGATCCAAGTGGCATGATTTGTGACCTAACCTAACCATCTATGATTTAAAGGTAAGGTATGAGTATGACTatgagcatgcatgcatgcatgtttaccTTGAAGGTCGGCAATGGCGACGGCGTCTCCATTCTTGGCTTCTTGAACGCCGGCTCGCCGCCCGCCTTCTTGGCCACGATTGAGCTAGAGTCTCCCACGCCTTCTAACACAGTCTACAGACAACCAAGGTAAATTACAATCAGCCACCTACTACATCTGTACGTGCTTCCATGAAATATTTGCAACTGCTAGTAGAGTATCGTAGTAGTAAGTACTTAATCATTAGCACAAGCTTACGTACCTTAAGTGCAAGGTTTGCCCCGCGCGGCGCCGGCGACGGTTGTTTGGCCGCACGCATGCTGGTGTTGTCAGTCGCCGGCGGCGCTGCCATGCCCATGCCGAACCCGGCAGACTGGTTCCAGAACGCGGCGTCGTTGGTGAACTGGAGCGGCTCCCCCCTGGCACCTGTCTGGCCGCCCATCTGCTGGTACTGATACTGTTGCAGGAGCCCCGCCGCCGGTGCCGGCTTACCCGTCGGCTCGATGAGGCTCCTCAGCAGCGACGACTGGAACCCGTAGGGCGAGTTCGGCGACAGGAGCAGCTCCGGCGCCCCCAGGCTGGAGAGCAGCTGCTGCTGGCGGTGGTGATCGTCCTGCTGCTGCTGATGGTGGTGGTGGCCTTGTAGAGCTAGGTCTAGGTTGTTCGGCGCGGCGACGGCGTTCATCATGCTCTGCTGGTCCGTTCTCGAGCTCATGTCATGGTGGCCAACTTGGAGAAACCCATGCATATTACCAGCACCGCTGCTCCTGTTGGAAGTTAAGACACACATACACATGTAGATTTCGTTAATTAATTTCAGTGCATGTCACGGGAGTATGTACGTATGTGGATCGATTATCATCATATGATATGATAGTAAGAGATCACGGGCGAACGGCGAATCAATCGAGCAAATTAAGGGCAGGTGTGGAATTAAGTGGGAACAACAACTCACATGTAAGGGTTATTCCAGTCGGCGAAGCCGGCGGCTGCCGGGTCGTTGATGCTGGCCGTTTCTTGGAAGGTTAGGGAGCTGTTGTTCCCGGGCGACTCGGAGGAGGCCGTGGTGGTGCAGCTCTTGGCCTGCTTCCCTCCGTCGGCCGCCACGTCGTAGCCACCAGCAGCCAGACCGGCCGGCCAGGTGTTGAACCCGGCGAGCTCCGTCGAGCACGCCGCCGCAGGCACCGCGGCCGCCGCGTTGCTGTTCCACCACATGCCGTGAGACACGGCTCCGGCAGCGCCGCCGTTGTACATGGCCGGAGCAGCATGCATCAGCTGATGATCTCCCATATCAATCGATCTACCGATCACCACTCCGTTTCCTCGTCGACCGATCGATCTCGGCGCGCGACGGAGAGAGAGGAGCCAGATGCAAGGGAGTGGTGAGTGCTTGTTGGGTGGGCAAGGAGAGGAGGGAGGGGAAAGGGGTGAAGCTAAGCTCAGTGGAAAAGATGGGGTTGTGTGGTCTGGGTATATATAAACCGTTTGGAAATGAAACGGAGAGGAGAATTTCGCCTGCCTGACCGGGGCTTGGGTCGTTGGCGGTCTTCCGGCATTGCGTCAGCTGGTAAATTTCAAATCGATCTGGTGCAACAAATCATGATCAAGCGGTCGTTGAACGACCCACATCACTAGAGTAGAGCGCTACTACACAACACTCTCGTGCACACACCGGTAGTGGTCTGTTTTAACTCTCGATCTTgtcttgtagtagttgtaacagtaaccTCTTATTGTCTTAGGGTTTTGCCGTATGCCGTAATGCCAGATGACTACCAACAACGAAAAAGACTTATCATAGTGTTGTTAAGGTTCATCACACTAGGTGCAATCTTAAAGACTAATCAATACTTCCTATGTCCGAAATTAGTTGACGTTCAGacagatgtatctagcactgaaatacgtATGGATACACCCGTTTGGGTGTCATCTAATTTCGGAAGGAGTGAGTATTTCTTTTTCCCAAAAACCTTGAATGGAGAAAAGAGCGAGAGACTCTGCTTATAAGGAAAAGTGGGCCGAAAACCTCATGCTGACTACTCCCtcagatccaaaataagtgtcatgaTTTTAATTAGGTCAAAATTGAACTAAAATCATGACACTTCCTTTGGATCAAAGGAATTAGTTAATAAATAAACCAACACAATAAGCTCAAACCTGCTAGCTATACTAGATCTGCCGTGAGAAATCATTTTTCTGGGCTGCTCCTCTCACTTCCAAATACACCACTTGCTCACACACCAACATCTACGCATGACAAGCTACATGCCCAGCCAACACACAAACATTCGGGCGTGTCGTTCCAatgtacttcctctgtaaactaatataaaagcgtttactaATCGTTAAACTAATATAAGATCATTTAGTGATCGTCTAAacaatcttatattagtttatagagggagtaccaACCAAACAACCCCGTTTGATTGCGTACCTTGGACCAGAAAAATTGTCCAACCTTCTAGCACAAGATCATCACTCTCTGCCATGCCGAACCACATTCCCACCCAATTGGTTCATCGCTGCCGCACCTCCTTTGGGGTCGCTCCCTCGACTCTCAACAATCCCTTGGCAACCCTAGCACCAATAGGAACAACTCAGTTCAAGCTAGCAACAACTAACAATTTCTACCTACCAAGGCCGCTAACCAAGAGTCCATTGACCCTGCTAGACAACATGTTGTGTGACTTAGTCCTAGGTTAAAGCATTCCGGCAAAACTTGAGGACCGAAAACCCAAGCCACGGGAGACAAACTTAAGTATCCGTGATGACGCCTCTAAGGAGGGGAACATTTATGTGTTAAAAGTTGATATTGTCTCGGTACATGTGTGTTATAGTATTTCAATACTACGGACAAATCTTGGCAAATAATTGATGGTCACAAAAAAAAATCACGATGTCTTTGTTCCAGACAAGTCGCATCTAGCTATAACCTCAAGAAATTCTGATCCTTCAATCTGCTCTTTTATGATTCTTCAGTTAGAGGCTCGGACAACTAGCTAGACATATAATAGTTAGGATTTTAGGGATATTGAGATTGCAAAGCAGGGGTCCAATAATTGACATATGCCGGGCGCCATGCATGCATGTTTCACACATTAGAATCAGGATAAATATGTCGAATCGGTATAAAATATGTTATCTGTTACTTGCAAATAAAACAAAGGAGTGAGACTAGGGTATAAATTCGAATGGATCAATCAAAGGCATTGACCTCCAAAAGGAGGTCTGGCTGATGATAGCAACACAGTGAAATGAATTACATCATCCAGAAGGAATGTTTGATGAAATTGCCTAACTGCTATAAAGGGGTAATGAACTCTAGTAGTAGAACTGTTGGACCTAATCTTTTGTACCAAGAAGTCACGTCTGTGTGCGCTATAGTCGGCTAGAATTGATCTAATCTATCCTGGCTAGTAGCGAATTACTTTCAACGTGGTGATAATTGCAAATCCTCTGACCATCAGCCTTTCTTTTATTTTGTTAAGCATTCCGACCAATAGAAGATAAAATTCAGGGGTCACGGTCCGATGCAAATTACTTGCATACCCTGTCCCTGATCCTACTAATCGTAGTTTATAATATGTGTAGCATGCGGAACATATCCAGTGATAGTAACGTTGTAGCTCTCGCTAGCATTATGCATTTTAAATCCTAGCTAAATTTTACTATAGCGTCACAGTGGAAGAATGGTCGATGGATGCATGCATGTGCCCTTGGTTTTTGCTGTAAGAATTTGTCGTGCATGCGTGCGGTTGCCGGTGATGAAATTGTTTTTGGTCACAAATGAATCAACcatgcatgcaagcatgcatgTGCTTCGTTGAATCTGAAAAATGAAATTCAGATGTCAAAACGTCAGTTTCGTTGGGGATGGGTGACGTGATGCATGGAAGAACGCCTCCATAACGCACGCGTTAGGCACCCCATGTTTGTCCTGGATCGTTATGATTCCCTCCGTCCCGTTCCTTTTTGGATTTTCCCTCCACGTAGTTATATTCCCTTCCCAGTTCAGACTAGCCA is a window of Triticum dicoccoides isolate Atlit2015 ecotype Zavitan chromosome 2B, WEW_v2.0, whole genome shotgun sequence DNA encoding:
- the LOC119366234 gene encoding transcription factor bHLH112-like → MGDHQLMHAAPAMYNGGAAGAVSHGMWWNSNAAAAVPAAACSTELAGFNTWPAGLAAGGYDVAADGGKQAKSCTTTASSESPGNNSSLTFQETASINDPAAAGFADWNNPYMSSGAGNMHGFLQVGHHDMSSRTDQQSMMNAVAAPNNLDLALQGHHHHQQQQDDHHRQQQLLSSLGAPELLLSPNSPYGFQSSLLRSLIEPTGKPAPAAGLLQQYQYQQMGGQTGARGEPLQFTNDAAFWNQSAGFGMGMAAPPATDNTSMRAAKQPSPAPRGANLALKTVLEGVGDSSSIVAKKAGGEPAFKKPRMETPSPLPTFKVRKEKLGDRITALQQLVSPFGKTDTASVLHETIEYIKFLHDQVGVLSAPYLKSGHHQHQVPQYLKSSSNGSPDKSCKDGGEVSLKGRGLCLVPISSTFAVASDVPVDFWNPFGPQFR